The genomic DNA ATATGAAGCTATTAACTTTTGTCCTGAAAAAGTATGGACATGATGTTATTGAGGCTTTGTGCGGTCTTGAGGGTGTGGAAAAAGCAGTTGATTTGCGCCCTGAACTCATTCTTATGGATATACAGCTTCCTGATATCGATGGGCTTGAAGCCACAAAGAGGATCCGCGCTAAAGAATCAGTACAGAAAATACCGATAATTGCAATAACTTCATACGCAATGGCAGGAGATCGCGAAAAAGTAATGGAGGCCGGATGCAATGGATATTTTGAAAAACCCATAAATCCCCTTACAATCATGAAAGATATTGAAAAATTCCTTGAGATGAAAAACCCATGAAAGCGCTGTTCATGGAAAAATACTATCAAATTCAACAAAAAAGAGGAAAGTAGAAATAGATGCAGGTAGAAAAAGAAAAAGTGAATATATCCAGGTCTGTTTCAAAGATACAAGGATATATATTCCCAATGATTAACTGGTAAGGTCTTTGATAAAATATACCAGGTGGATTCAGAAAGTACACGCATATATGGTGGCGTAGGGTTTGGTCGTGCAATATCGAAAATATAATCGAATCTTACAGAGGATGAATATGGGTATAAAACATGGTCGGATAAGGGAATACATTTCTGATTCAGGACTCCAGCGGGGATAAGAAATGAAAGTCCTGGTAGTGGATGATAACAGGCTTGACAGGATGATGTTATCTAAAATGCTCTCATCTAACAACTATGTGGTAGTCGAAG from Candidatus Methanoperedens sp. includes the following:
- a CDS encoding response regulator: MKILVIEDNPQNMKLLTFVLKKYGHDVIEALCGLEGVEKAVDLRPELILMDIQLPDIDGLEATKRIRAKESVQKIPIIAITSYAMAGDREKVMEAGCNGYFEKPINPLTIMKDIEKFLEMKNP